From Desulfuromonas soudanensis, the proteins below share one genomic window:
- a CDS encoding pyridoxamine 5'-phosphate oxidase family protein, which translates to MKLKDYFVQAKGIGVLSTADSAGKVDAAIYARPHVLEDGTIAFIMRDRLTHHNLTGNPSAAYLFIEEGHGYKGVRLFLNKVKEDTDPELIRELTRRCLSPEEDEARGPKFLVYFAVENVLPLIGSDKTEITLG; encoded by the coding sequence ATGAAATTGAAAGATTATTTTGTTCAGGCCAAAGGAATCGGCGTGCTGTCCACCGCCGACAGCGCCGGCAAAGTCGACGCAGCCATCTACGCCAGACCGCATGTTCTGGAAGACGGGACGATCGCTTTTATCATGCGGGATCGCCTCACCCATCACAACCTCACAGGAAACCCCTCGGCCGCCTATCTTTTCATCGAAGAAGGGCACGGCTACAAGGGTGTTCGTCTGTTTCTCAATAAGGTCAAAGAAGACACAGACCCGGAACTGATCCGGGAGCTGACCCGGCGCTGTCTGAGCCCGGAGGAGGACGAGGCCAGGGGGCCCAAGTTTTTGGTATATTTTGCCGTGGAAAATGTTCTTCCCCTCATCGGCAGCGACAAGACCGAAATCACCCTGGGCTGA
- a CDS encoding OB-fold-containig protein: protein MDFLALLNLPESFPFVVAIFLLLGIGAFELVGLLLGVSLSGVLDEALPEFDVEVDGAQGLQKAFSWLGFGRVPALVILVIALAVFAIVGVSLQISIMNLFGSPLPAMLAGLGAAAATVPVGGLLVKAVARIVPKETSSAINIDSLSGQTATIVIGTAKKGLPSQAKVRDLYGQTHYILVEPEKDESFSQGDQVVLAQLNGHIFSCRRVDASTDPIFPLP, encoded by the coding sequence ATGGACTTTCTAGCGTTGCTGAATCTTCCAGAGAGTTTTCCTTTTGTCGTTGCCATCTTTCTTCTGCTGGGAATCGGCGCGTTTGAGCTGGTGGGACTTCTTCTCGGAGTGAGTCTCTCCGGCGTCCTTGATGAAGCCTTGCCGGAGTTTGATGTTGAAGTCGACGGAGCTCAAGGCCTTCAGAAAGCGTTTAGTTGGCTCGGTTTTGGCCGAGTTCCTGCCCTAGTGATCTTGGTCATCGCTTTGGCTGTCTTCGCGATCGTCGGAGTGAGTCTTCAAATTTCGATCATGAACTTATTCGGCTCGCCGTTGCCAGCGATGCTTGCTGGGCTGGGAGCCGCCGCCGCAACGGTGCCGGTGGGTGGGCTCCTGGTGAAAGCGGTTGCACGCATTGTCCCAAAAGAGACCTCGTCGGCCATTAACATCGACTCACTTTCCGGGCAGACAGCGACCATCGTTATCGGAACCGCGAAGAAAGGATTGCCGTCGCAGGCAAAGGTCCGCGATCTCTACGGCCAGACGCATTACATTCTGGTCGAGCCAGAGAAGGACGAAAGTTTCTCGCAAGGCGACCAGGTTGTTCTCGCTCAGCTTAATGGGCATATCTTCAGTTGCCGACGCGTCGATGCGTCGACAGATCCTATCTTCCCTTTGCCTTAG
- a CDS encoding alpha/beta fold hydrolase — protein MIKRISRSLLLTFVFFLCVSCAHNLDAPTKYGTDKVTVAADNAIHYVEVGQGPPVLLIPGLFGTHSIFDRVIPLLKDHYRLLAIDNFGTGQSGRPEGGFDYLVAEQADRVVAMMDELEIASCDIVGVSYGGMIALNIAARYPERVVSIVAIEGAVIMPKNTPYRRLIQGLKYPIFGDAIIGFVRSGLFDETMAEDIMGPSWDDLSSQEQDEITGIVAKNADVASRRTWLSLARALNDVEDFTEEAKSITAPVLYLSGDLSEFREMTDMNIAFFKEHLPNVEMVSFADGVHDLELQKPKETAALILDFIGPSDSGPLVTASEPEP, from the coding sequence ATGATTAAACGTATCTCCCGCTCCCTTCTGTTGACCTTCGTCTTTTTCCTCTGCGTCTCCTGCGCCCATAACCTGGACGCGCCAACCAAGTACGGCACGGACAAGGTCACCGTCGCCGCCGACAATGCCATCCACTATGTCGAGGTCGGTCAGGGCCCGCCGGTCCTTTTGATCCCCGGTCTCTTCGGGACTCACAGCATATTCGACCGCGTAATCCCCTTATTGAAGGATCACTACCGCCTTCTGGCCATCGACAATTTCGGCACGGGTCAATCGGGGCGCCCCGAGGGGGGCTTCGACTATCTGGTGGCCGAACAGGCGGACAGGGTCGTGGCCATGATGGACGAGCTTGAAATCGCCAGCTGCGACATCGTCGGCGTCTCCTACGGCGGGATGATCGCCCTCAACATCGCCGCACGCTACCCCGAGCGGGTCGTCTCCATCGTCGCCATTGAGGGCGCCGTCATCATGCCGAAAAACACCCCCTATCGCCGGCTGATCCAGGGGCTCAAATACCCGATCTTCGGCGATGCGATTATCGGCTTTGTCCGCTCGGGGCTCTTTGACGAAACCATGGCTGAGGACATCATGGGCCCCTCCTGGGACGATTTGAGCAGCCAGGAGCAGGACGAAATAACCGGCATCGTGGCAAAAAATGCCGATGTCGCCTCGCGGCGCACCTGGCTCAGTCTGGCCCGGGCCCTCAACGATGTGGAAGATTTCACCGAGGAGGCAAAGTCGATCACGGCGCCCGTTCTTTACCTCTCCGGAGATCTCTCCGAGTTTCGTGAGATGACCGACATGAACATCGCCTTTTTCAAGGAACATCTTCCCAACGTCGAGATGGTCTCCTTTGCCGACGGGGTTCATGACCTGGAACTGCAAAAACCGAAGGAAACCGCGGCCCTGATCCTCGATTTTATCGGCCCGAGCGACTCCGGTCCCCTGGTGACCGCTTCCGAACCGGAGCCCTAG
- a CDS encoding chemotaxis protein CheB yields MRAKSDFPVVCVGGSAGGLDAYIRLLKHLPDDMGVAIVIVNHLRTVATLLHEILPQHTGMPVELITEKLDIEPNHVFIIPEQRDLHVLEGEFRLKPISKPHGWPDVITIFLRSLTENWDGRLIAVIVSGFDGDGADALCGIKDVGGITIAQKLDTAAQPDMPESAIASGCIDFILSPENIAKEIIRIARGEARAEQEESESGSVRPKS; encoded by the coding sequence ATGAGAGCCAAGAGCGATTTTCCCGTCGTTTGCGTGGGCGGTTCGGCCGGCGGCCTGGACGCCTATATCCGCTTACTTAAACACCTTCCGGACGATATGGGTGTGGCCATCGTCATTGTCAATCACCTGCGGACCGTCGCCACCCTGCTCCATGAAATCCTTCCGCAGCACACCGGGATGCCGGTGGAACTGATCACGGAAAAACTGGACATCGAGCCCAACCACGTCTTCATCATCCCCGAACAGCGGGATTTGCACGTTCTCGAGGGAGAATTCCGGCTCAAACCGATATCCAAGCCCCATGGCTGGCCCGACGTGATCACCATCTTTCTTCGTTCCCTGACCGAGAACTGGGACGGCAGACTGATCGCTGTCATTGTCTCCGGTTTTGATGGCGATGGAGCCGACGCCTTGTGCGGCATAAAAGACGTGGGGGGAATCACCATCGCCCAGAAGCTCGACACGGCCGCACAACCCGACATGCCCGAGAGCGCCATCGCCAGCGGCTGCATCGATTTCATTCTGTCCCCGGAAAATATTGCCAAGGAAATTATTCGCATTGCCCGCGGAGAGGCCAGGGCGGAGCAGGAGGAGTCAGAGTCGGGGTCGGTTCGGCCAAAGAGTTGA
- a CDS encoding RecQ family ATP-dependent DNA helicase: protein MPRQTSIHSCLQENFGFSSFRPGQEAITDSLLAGRSALAVLPTGGGKSLCYQLPALLLDGLTLVVSPLIALMKDQVDALQARGIAAARLDSSIGAAEVQSIYRQLEAGSLKLLYIAPERLANERFLNRLRGRTLALMAIDEAHCISEWGHNFRPEYMKIAGLAREIGVGRVLALTATATPAVAADIRKAFAITEADEIRTSFHRPNLHLSVTPCPAPQRRELLLQRLRGDSGGDTIVYVTLQRTAEEVASFLASAGISARAYHAGMQNEVRGQVQDAFMAGSLRVVVATIAFGMGIDKADIRAVYHYNLPKTLENYMQEIGRAGRDGLDSRCEILACADDLTVLANFSFGDTPTAEALRQLVEHLLGQEEVFDVSHYDLSGAFDIRPLVIATVLTYLELQGVLRSTGPFYDSYKIQFNRPQEEIFQGFDPQRVAFLQALFATAKKGRLWYQLTPGESAATLNEPRQRITAAVNYLEEKGDIQVQVTGLRHGYRRLSPELDPEALIAGLQETFARRETQDIARLREVLSYAEQRSCLTRHLLTYFGEAVEADCGDCSRCRTGQGERLSRTAPLEPGPTEAAIARRVRDENHAALAHPRQLARFLCGISSPAANRVRLGRHADFGALGEFPFRKVMELVASGAD, encoded by the coding sequence GTGCCCCGCCAAACATCGATCCATTCCTGCCTGCAGGAGAACTTCGGCTTTTCCTCCTTTCGTCCCGGGCAGGAGGCCATCACCGACTCCCTGCTCGCCGGGCGCTCGGCCCTGGCGGTCCTCCCCACCGGCGGCGGCAAGAGCCTCTGCTACCAGTTGCCGGCCCTCCTCCTCGACGGACTGACCCTGGTCGTCTCCCCCCTCATCGCCCTGATGAAGGATCAGGTCGACGCCCTGCAGGCTCGCGGCATCGCCGCCGCCCGCCTCGACTCGAGTATCGGGGCGGCGGAGGTGCAATCGATCTACCGGCAGCTCGAGGCCGGCTCCCTGAAGCTCCTCTACATCGCCCCCGAGCGCCTGGCCAACGAGCGCTTTTTGAACCGCCTGCGCGGACGCACCCTCGCCCTGATGGCCATCGACGAGGCCCACTGCATCTCCGAATGGGGGCACAACTTCCGTCCCGAGTACATGAAGATCGCCGGCCTCGCCCGGGAGATTGGGGTCGGCCGGGTGCTGGCGCTGACCGCCACCGCCACGCCGGCGGTGGCCGCCGACATTCGGAAGGCCTTTGCCATCACCGAAGCCGATGAGATCCGCACCTCCTTTCACCGCCCCAACCTCCACCTCTCCGTCACCCCCTGCCCGGCCCCGCAGCGTCGGGAGTTGCTGCTGCAACGGCTGCGCGGCGACTCCGGGGGGGACACCATCGTCTACGTCACCCTGCAGCGAACCGCCGAAGAGGTGGCAAGCTTTCTTGCCTCGGCTGGGATTTCCGCCAGGGCCTACCATGCCGGGATGCAAAACGAGGTGCGCGGCCAGGTGCAGGATGCCTTCATGGCCGGAAGCCTCCGGGTGGTGGTCGCCACCATCGCCTTCGGCATGGGGATCGACAAGGCCGACATCCGCGCCGTCTACCACTACAACCTCCCCAAGACGCTTGAGAACTACATGCAGGAGATCGGCCGCGCCGGCCGCGACGGGCTCGACTCACGCTGCGAGATCCTCGCCTGCGCCGACGATCTGACGGTGCTGGCCAACTTCAGCTTCGGCGACACCCCCACCGCCGAGGCGCTGCGGCAGTTGGTGGAGCACCTCCTCGGCCAGGAGGAGGTCTTCGACGTCTCCCACTACGATCTCTCCGGGGCCTTCGACATCCGCCCCCTGGTGATCGCCACCGTCCTCACCTACCTCGAACTGCAGGGGGTGCTGCGCTCGACGGGGCCCTTCTACGACAGCTACAAGATCCAGTTCAACCGCCCCCAGGAGGAGATTTTCCAGGGCTTCGACCCGCAGCGCGTCGCCTTTTTGCAGGCCCTCTTTGCCACCGCCAAAAAGGGACGCCTCTGGTACCAGCTCACCCCCGGCGAAAGCGCCGCGACCCTGAACGAGCCGCGGCAGCGGATCACCGCCGCCGTCAACTACCTCGAAGAAAAGGGGGACATCCAGGTTCAGGTCACCGGCCTGCGGCACGGCTATCGCCGCCTCAGTCCGGAACTCGACCCGGAAGCCCTCATCGCCGGCCTGCAGGAGACCTTCGCCCGGCGGGAAACCCAGGACATCGCCCGCCTGCGCGAGGTCCTCTCCTACGCCGAACAGCGCAGCTGCCTGACCCGGCACCTGCTCACCTATTTCGGCGAAGCCGTCGAAGCCGACTGCGGCGACTGCAGCCGCTGCCGCACCGGTCAGGGGGAGCGCCTCTCCCGCACCGCCCCCCTCGAACCCGGCCCGACTGAAGCCGCCATCGCGCGCCGGGTTCGGGACGAGAACCACGCGGCCCTGGCCCACCCCCGCCAGCTCGCCCGCTTTCTCTGCGGCATCAGCAGCCCCGCCGCCAACCGCGTCCGCCTCGGTCGCCACGCTGATTTCGGGGCGTTGGGGGAGTTTCCTTTTCGCAAGGTGATGGAGCTTGTTGCTTCGGGAGCGGACTGA
- a CDS encoding DUF3309 domain-containing protein: protein MLGTILVVILILMLLGALPAWPHSRKWGYYPSSGLGLILVIFLILVLVGRI, encoded by the coding sequence ATGCTTGGAACAATTTTGGTCGTCATCCTCATCCTGATGCTGCTCGGTGCTCTCCCCGCCTGGCCCCACAGCCGCAAGTGGGGTTACTACCCCAGCAGCGGACTCGGCCTGATCCTGGTCATTTTTCTTATCCTCGTGCTGGTCGGCAGGATTTAG
- a CDS encoding zinc-dependent peptidase, with protein MFHWLRDNHREEVRRRSFPSEWESFLRTSVAHYSVLDDPERAELRALTLVLLEEKNWEGCGGLELTDEIRVTIAAQACLLLLGLPHDYYRNVESILVYPSTVVIPERRPGVFERVNAPVETAIPILGQAIARGAVILVWDAVKRGARHPEQGHNVVYHEFAHKLDMLDGAADGTPPLADGDQLAEWVAVCSREFLRLRELAEKGHKTFLDAYGARNEAEFFAVATEEFFDRPLALQKHAADLYRVLGAYYRQDPAGRASRLLTGEE; from the coding sequence ATGTTCCACTGGCTTCGAGACAACCACCGCGAAGAAGTGCGGAGGCGCTCTTTTCCTTCCGAGTGGGAGAGTTTTTTGCGCACCAGCGTGGCACACTACTCTGTCCTTGACGACCCTGAGCGCGCCGAATTGCGTGCCCTGACGCTGGTCCTCCTCGAGGAGAAAAACTGGGAGGGGTGCGGCGGGCTTGAGCTCACCGACGAGATTCGCGTCACCATCGCCGCCCAGGCCTGCCTCCTCCTTCTGGGACTCCCCCACGACTACTACCGCAATGTGGAGTCGATTCTTGTCTACCCTTCCACCGTCGTCATCCCCGAACGCAGGCCCGGCGTCTTCGAGCGCGTCAACGCTCCGGTGGAGACGGCCATCCCGATCCTCGGACAGGCCATCGCCCGGGGGGCGGTGATCCTTGTCTGGGACGCCGTCAAGCGCGGCGCCCGCCATCCCGAGCAGGGTCATAACGTCGTCTATCATGAATTCGCCCACAAGCTCGACATGCTCGACGGCGCCGCCGACGGCACCCCGCCCCTTGCCGACGGGGATCAGCTTGCCGAATGGGTCGCCGTCTGCTCCCGTGAATTCCTGCGCCTGAGAGAGCTCGCTGAAAAGGGGCACAAAACCTTCCTCGACGCCTACGGCGCCAGGAACGAGGCCGAGTTCTTCGCCGTGGCCACCGAGGAGTTCTTCGACCGCCCTCTGGCTCTCCAGAAGCACGCAGCCGATCTCTACCGTGTCCTGGGCGCCTACTACCGCCAGGATCCGGCCGGGCGAGCCAGTCGCCTTTTAACCGGGGAAGAGTAA
- a CDS encoding zinc-dependent alcohol dehydrogenase family protein has translation MKALVYHGPGKLALEEKPKPVLKDPTDALVRITRTTICGTDLHIKKGDVPTVTAGRILGHEGVGIIEEVGASVSNFKVGDRVLISCISSCGRCANCKKGMYSHCQSGGGWILGNLIDGTQAEYVRIPFADNSLYPIPAGADEEALVMLSDILPTGFECGVLNGQVKPGDTVAIVGGGPIGLAALLTAQFYSPAEIIMVDIDANRLKVAKKFGATQIVNNSEGTAVAQVMAMTENRGVDVAIEAIGIPESFDVCQAIVTAGGHIANIGVHGKPVQLNIDKLWSHNITLTTGLVDTVTTPMLLKTVMSGKVQPKKLVTHHFALKDVMKAYETFGNAMKERALKVIITND, from the coding sequence ATGAAAGCACTCGTGTATCACGGTCCGGGAAAGCTGGCACTGGAAGAGAAACCGAAGCCGGTCCTCAAGGACCCGACCGATGCCCTCGTCCGGATTACCAGGACGACCATCTGTGGAACGGATCTGCATATCAAAAAGGGGGATGTGCCGACGGTGACCGCCGGGCGCATCCTCGGGCACGAAGGTGTCGGCATCATCGAAGAGGTGGGCGCCAGCGTGTCCAACTTCAAAGTCGGCGACCGCGTCCTGATTTCCTGCATCTCGTCCTGCGGACGATGCGCCAACTGCAAAAAAGGGATGTACTCCCATTGCCAAAGCGGCGGCGGCTGGATCCTGGGAAACCTCATCGACGGGACTCAGGCCGAATATGTGCGGATTCCCTTTGCCGACAACAGCCTCTATCCGATCCCCGCCGGAGCCGACGAAGAGGCGCTGGTCATGCTGAGCGACATCCTGCCGACGGGTTTCGAATGCGGGGTTCTCAACGGCCAGGTCAAGCCCGGCGACACGGTGGCCATCGTCGGCGGCGGGCCCATCGGGTTGGCGGCGCTTTTAACGGCGCAATTCTACTCGCCGGCGGAAATCATCATGGTCGATATTGACGCCAACCGCCTGAAGGTGGCCAAAAAATTCGGTGCGACCCAGATCGTCAACAACTCAGAGGGCACGGCGGTCGCGCAGGTGATGGCGATGACGGAGAACAGGGGGGTCGACGTGGCCATCGAAGCCATCGGCATTCCGGAAAGTTTCGACGTCTGTCAGGCCATCGTCACCGCCGGCGGTCATATCGCCAATATTGGCGTGCATGGCAAACCGGTGCAGCTCAATATCGACAAACTCTGGTCGCACAATATCACCCTCACCACCGGTCTGGTCGATACGGTGACGACGCCGATGCTGCTGAAAACCGTCATGTCGGGCAAGGTTCAGCCGAAGAAACTGGTGACCCACCACTTTGCCCTGAAGGATGTCATGAAAGCCTACGAAACCTTCGGCAATGCCATGAAAGAACGTGCACTGAAGGTGATTATTACCAACGACTAG
- a CDS encoding toxic anion resistance protein — protein sequence MTMEIQHGSSPTVLALVDESSLKLIDRLAPHSDAVRKASDSLLAAAKVGEVENAGILLTGMVKELEKMKSQPTGFIGRFISETKWGIRQKVLARKAVRTVLEEMKADFERSRDKLRSNIVLVEELASASRATAQGLQGTIGELEKEKTELEIFYPTLEAGSEERQNVSSVLRRYEKSIADAKGLLFLHQTTSAQLSVQIQERETLYSTMSSLGPQLDILLKQQLAQLVSQAEVRAATRQMQALRDGVRAVAVENARQTRENAVAVAKVANEPIIDEATIQKLSDELIGMASDVKAAVKAAIENGQRAGQAAEEQSKRISAAVRSLEYGQEKA from the coding sequence ATGACGATGGAGATTCAGCATGGCTCATCCCCCACGGTTTTAGCCTTGGTTGATGAGAGTTCACTCAAACTCATTGATCGACTAGCTCCCCATAGCGACGCTGTGCGAAAGGCGAGTGACAGTCTCCTCGCAGCGGCAAAGGTCGGCGAAGTCGAGAATGCTGGCATCCTCCTGACAGGGATGGTGAAAGAGCTCGAGAAGATGAAATCACAGCCGACTGGCTTCATCGGCCGCTTTATTTCTGAAACGAAATGGGGTATTCGTCAAAAGGTCCTTGCGAGGAAAGCTGTGCGCACGGTGCTCGAAGAGATGAAAGCTGATTTCGAGCGTTCCCGTGACAAGCTTCGCTCTAATATTGTGCTGGTCGAGGAGTTGGCTTCGGCGTCTCGCGCTACAGCACAGGGGCTTCAGGGGACTATCGGCGAATTGGAAAAGGAGAAAACCGAGCTTGAAATTTTTTACCCGACCCTGGAAGCCGGATCAGAGGAAAGGCAAAATGTCAGTTCGGTCCTGCGGCGCTATGAAAAATCCATCGCCGATGCAAAAGGGCTTCTTTTTCTCCACCAGACCACTTCCGCCCAACTGAGCGTCCAGATTCAGGAGCGCGAGACGCTCTATAGCACAATGTCTTCGCTCGGTCCTCAATTGGACATCCTGCTGAAACAGCAGTTAGCGCAGTTAGTGAGCCAGGCGGAGGTTCGAGCGGCGACTAGGCAGATGCAGGCTCTTCGTGACGGGGTTCGAGCTGTTGCTGTCGAAAATGCGCGGCAAACACGGGAAAATGCGGTTGCTGTTGCCAAGGTCGCTAACGAGCCGATCATTGACGAAGCGACCATTCAGAAGCTTTCAGATGAGCTCATCGGGATGGCCTCTGATGTCAAGGCTGCGGTCAAAGCGGCGATTGAAAACGGGCAGCGTGCCGGACAAGCTGCGGAGGAGCAGTCGAAACGGATTTCCGCTGCGGTCCGGTCGCTGGAGTATGGTCAGGAGAAGGCGTGA
- a CDS encoding PAS domain-containing protein: MGKKKIKDTVDRDPAADRCAATELRRRAEEQLLARAAVSRVPRNGQERRQIVHELEVHQIELEMQNAVLRQARDEIEIALDKYTDLYDFAPVGYLTLNKDGIIGDANFTAASHLGIGRNRLVGKRFESIVAPGSREEFSTFLSSVFAGQSKQICEVALLNCSAQSIFVQVEALPSASGLDCRVALIDISRRRSMEEQMERQHAELAVAKSELQAVGQTSAMELCRPMTVFRATCRAVRKWSALNLDVQAHECLRGLNKVALRMNRLLSSLLDFSRRDSRENGGSRPDHTGDGGGQ, translated from the coding sequence ATGGGAAAAAAGAAAATAAAAGACACGGTGGACAGAGACCCGGCAGCGGATCGCTGTGCCGCCACTGAATTGCGCCGCCGTGCCGAAGAGCAATTGCTTGCCAGGGCGGCCGTATCCAGGGTTCCCCGCAACGGCCAGGAGCGCCGTCAGATCGTCCATGAACTCGAAGTGCACCAGATCGAGCTGGAGATGCAGAACGCCGTGCTCCGGCAGGCACGGGACGAGATTGAAATCGCCCTGGACAAATACACCGACCTCTACGATTTCGCACCGGTCGGCTATCTGACCCTCAATAAGGACGGGATCATTGGTGACGCGAACTTCACCGCCGCCTCCCACCTCGGGATTGGACGCAACCGATTGGTGGGTAAGCGCTTTGAGTCCATCGTTGCCCCGGGGTCCCGCGAAGAGTTTTCTACGTTTCTTTCCTCGGTTTTTGCCGGTCAGAGCAAGCAAATCTGTGAGGTGGCGCTCCTGAACTGTTCCGCCCAGTCGATCTTTGTGCAGGTCGAGGCCTTGCCCTCCGCCTCAGGGCTCGATTGCCGGGTGGCACTCATCGATATTTCCCGTCGCCGATCCATGGAAGAACAAATGGAAAGGCAACATGCCGAACTGGCCGTTGCCAAGTCTGAACTGCAGGCGGTCGGCCAGACCTCGGCAATGGAACTGTGCCGCCCCATGACGGTTTTCCGGGCCACCTGCCGGGCGGTCCGCAAATGGTCCGCATTGAATCTTGATGTGCAGGCCCATGAATGCCTGCGGGGATTGAACAAAGTCGCCCTGCGCATGAATCGGCTCCTGTCGTCTCTCCTCGATTTTTCCCGCCGGGATTCGCGGGAGAACGGGGGGAGTCGACCTGACCACACGGGGGATGGCGGCGGCCAATGA
- a CDS encoding Thivi_2564 family membrane protein: MPLIDVVVVLVVVGLVLWLINRFIPMAGSIKTILNVVVVIVVIVWLLKIFGIISHFPNITVGM, translated from the coding sequence ATGCCGTTGATTGACGTTGTTGTCGTACTGGTCGTGGTTGGTCTGGTTCTCTGGCTTATCAACCGCTTTATCCCCATGGCGGGGTCGATAAAGACGATTCTGAATGTCGTCGTGGTCATTGTCGTTATTGTGTGGCTCTTGAAAATTTTCGGTATCATCAGCCACTTTCCCAACATCACCGTGGGAATGTAG
- a CDS encoding BON domain-containing protein, translated as MFKTHRILMFLAGIVLVASFMGCAATSTNESTGQYIDNSVITSKVKAAIFEEPTLKTLQINVESFKGEVQLSGFVDSAASVEKAGDVARAVEGVVGVKNDLVVK; from the coding sequence ATGTTCAAAACCCATCGTATCCTCATGTTTCTTGCCGGTATCGTCCTGGTTGCTTCATTCATGGGCTGTGCCGCAACCTCCACGAATGAAAGCACCGGTCAGTATATCGACAACTCCGTCATCACCTCCAAGGTCAAGGCCGCCATCTTTGAGGAACCGACCTTGAAAACCCTGCAGATCAACGTGGAATCCTTCAAGGGTGAGGTTCAGCTGAGCGGTTTTGTCGATTCGGCCGCAAGCGTCGAGAAGGCCGGCGACGTTGCCCGTGCCGTTGAGGGCGTTGTCGGAGTGAAAAACGATCTGGTCGTCAAATAG
- the clsB gene encoding cardiolipin synthase ClsB, producing MVKTPDLPDSLTGERSRKRWLSPSRRGSDFLPGNQISLLQSGAAYFPALEAAFDRARFEIYLVTYIYQDDATGQRIADALKRAVLRGVEVFLLIDGYGSKDLPKPMLERMRTDGVRVLVYRPQISPWTFRRKRLRRMHRKVAVVDREVAFVGGINIVDDREPTEDLPPRYDFAVVVGGPLVEEIRLSARRQWSMVAWARFRKGAGRSVALPGSTTGGSMSAAFVTRDNYRHRRDIEAAYLQGIDRATSEIILCHAYFLPGVDFRHALTRAAERGVRVVLLLQGRMEFFLQHYASRALYGHFLDAGIEIYEYRKGFLHAKVAVIDGHWATVGSSNIDPFSLLLSREANVVVDDEVFAVTLARSLMKTVETDGERILRDTWKKEPLGLRFISWLSYGMLRLMMVISGYAPEHDRLRRERPLSSEK from the coding sequence ATGGTGAAGACCCCTGATTTGCCTGACTCTTTAACCGGCGAAAGGTCTCGAAAGCGATGGCTCTCCCCCTCCAGGAGGGGTTCCGATTTTCTGCCGGGGAACCAGATCTCCCTCCTTCAGAGCGGAGCGGCCTATTTTCCCGCCCTCGAAGCGGCCTTCGACCGGGCCAGGTTTGAAATTTACCTTGTCACCTATATCTACCAGGATGACGCCACCGGACAACGGATTGCCGACGCTCTGAAACGGGCGGTTCTGAGGGGAGTCGAGGTCTTTTTGCTCATCGACGGCTACGGCTCCAAGGACCTGCCAAAACCGATGCTGGAGCGGATGCGGACCGATGGCGTGAGGGTTCTTGTCTACCGGCCGCAAATCTCCCCCTGGACCTTTCGCCGCAAGCGCCTCCGCCGGATGCACCGGAAGGTCGCCGTGGTGGACCGGGAGGTCGCCTTTGTCGGGGGGATCAACATCGTCGATGATCGAGAACCGACCGAGGATCTCCCCCCGCGCTACGATTTTGCCGTCGTCGTGGGAGGTCCGCTGGTGGAGGAGATCCGCCTTTCGGCGCGGCGGCAGTGGTCCATGGTGGCCTGGGCTCGTTTTCGCAAGGGGGCGGGCCGGTCCGTGGCGCTGCCTGGTTCGACCACCGGTGGATCCATGAGCGCGGCATTTGTGACCCGGGACAACTACCGCCATCGTCGGGACATCGAGGCGGCGTATCTGCAGGGGATCGACCGTGCAACCTCCGAGATCATCCTTTGCCACGCCTATTTTTTGCCGGGGGTCGATTTTCGTCATGCCCTGACCCGTGCCGCGGAGCGCGGGGTCCGGGTGGTTTTACTCCTCCAGGGGCGGATGGAATTTTTTCTGCAGCATTATGCCTCCCGGGCCCTCTACGGCCATTTTCTCGACGCAGGCATCGAAATTTACGAATACCGCAAGGGGTTCCTCCACGCCAAGGTGGCGGTGATCGACGGGCACTGGGCCACGGTCGGCTCTTCGAATATCGATCCCTTCAGCCTCCTCCTGTCCCGGGAAGCCAACGTGGTCGTTGACGACGAAGTCTTTGCCGTCACCCTGGCCCGAAGTTTGATGAAGACCGTTGAAACCGATGGGGAGCGAATCTTGAGGGACACCTGGAAAAAGGAACCCCTCGGGTTGCGGTTCATCAGTTGGCTCAGCTATGGTATGCTCCGCTTGATGATGGTGATCAGCGGTTATGCCCCTGAACACGACCGGCTCAGAAGGGAGCGCCCCCTTTCGTCGGAGAAATGA